DNA sequence from the Penaeus monodon isolate SGIC_2016 unplaced genomic scaffold, NSTDA_Pmon_1 PmonScaffold_15009, whole genome shotgun sequence genome:
TGGAGCCTCGTAAGTTTCGTCGGGCACAGAATAAGAGGGTTCTTGCGCCTTATAGTCGTCGTAGGAGAGCTGCACCGCTGGGGCCGGGTACTCGTAACCCAAGGTGACGCTCACCATCACTAGATATACAATTGTTACCTGTTGGAAACAATCTTTCCT
Encoded proteins:
- the LOC119569414 gene encoding extensin-like — its product is MDTKVTIVYLVMVSVTLGYEYPAPAVQLSYDDYKAQEPSYSVPDETYEAPHPSYSPYAQVYKAPEPAYSVPVPAYEGPDPTT